Proteins encoded within one genomic window of Pseudomonadota bacterium:
- a CDS encoding flavodoxin family protein — translation MKMIAINGSPRKKWNTATLLQKALDGAASRGADTELVHLYDLSYRGCISCFA, via the coding sequence ATGAAAATGATAGCGATAAACGGAAGCCCGAGAAAGAAATGGAACACGGCAACCCTTCTTCAAAAAGCCCTGGATGGGGCCGCATCCCGGGGAGCGGACACCGAACTTGTCCACCTCTATGATCTCAGTTACAGGGGATGTATAAGCTGCTTCGCA